A single Atopobiaceae bacterium DNA region contains:
- a CDS encoding C39 family peptidase — MAHVSKRPALVATCTVVIIAGGALALWSANQTSTSQSQAEEPTSTMATTCDAAGQGSHVEISCPLVDQNEEGAAMGCEAAAAYMALRAKGHLEGWSFLDFIDTMPYADDGNPYHGYVGDPWKDSEAFDGMMASAVADWTNAYTDGSCTDITGCTEEDLIGALEAGDPCIVWVSGGFSPTWRVDDWFGPSLMGEHAVTLVGYDPDGPSFLVADPGTGTAYWVGWDTFAASWECVRNAVRVS, encoded by the coding sequence ATGGCACACGTCTCCAAGCGACCCGCCCTGGTTGCCACCTGCACGGTAGTCATCATCGCAGGAGGGGCCCTCGCCCTCTGGTCTGCAAATCAGACGAGCACCTCACAGAGCCAGGCGGAAGAGCCCACATCGACCATGGCCACGACGTGCGACGCCGCAGGGCAGGGGTCGCACGTCGAGATCTCCTGCCCGCTCGTGGACCAGAACGAGGAGGGTGCCGCGATGGGCTGCGAGGCGGCAGCGGCCTACATGGCACTGCGCGCGAAGGGCCACCTCGAAGGTTGGTCGTTCCTCGACTTCATCGACACCATGCCCTATGCGGACGACGGCAACCCCTACCACGGGTATGTGGGAGACCCTTGGAAGGACTCCGAGGCCTTCGACGGCATGATGGCATCGGCCGTCGCAGACTGGACGAATGCCTATACGGACGGCTCCTGCACCGACATCACGGGTTGCACCGAGGAGGACCTCATCGGTGCGCTCGAGGCCGGGGACCCCTGCATCGTCTGGGTAAGCGGGGGCTTCTCCCCCACCTGGAGGGTCGACGATTGGTTTGGCCCCTCCCTCATGGGAGAGCATGCGGTGACGCTCGTGGGATACGACCCAGACGGTCCGAGCTTCCTCGTGGCAGACCCCGGGACGGGCACGGCGTACTGGGTGGGATGGGACACGTTCGCCGCCTCGTGGGAATGCGTCCGGAATGCCGTTCGCGTCTCGTAA
- a CDS encoding class A beta-lactamase-related serine hydrolase codes for MERTAVWSDNDAYLALRGRFGSDGVTSWLNSAGIYGYGSIAYPWTNARDLARIWTKIGTYLMSGSGHSGFCRQILDHGYFSEIHATLGGSSTTYSKPGWYPPSSLTAYNDSGIIISNGRPYLMTVMTTANCNSDAWKLDRLIGVLSDIHSQMA; via the coding sequence ATGGAGCGCACGGCCGTGTGGTCTGACAACGATGCCTATCTTGCGTTGCGAGGCCGCTTCGGGAGCGATGGGGTCACGAGTTGGCTCAACTCCGCTGGGATCTACGGGTATGGTTCGATCGCATACCCATGGACGAACGCGCGTGACCTTGCGCGGATCTGGACCAAGATCGGCACCTATCTCATGTCCGGATCAGGCCATTCGGGGTTCTGCCGTCAGATCCTCGACCATGGGTACTTCTCGGAGATCCATGCCACGTTAGGTGGGTCCTCGACGACCTACTCAAAGCCTGGCTGGTACCCTCCCTCAAGCCTCACGGCCTATAACGACTCGGGAATCATCATCAGCAATGGGCGGCCCTATCTCATGACCGTCATGACGACGGCCAACTGTAACTCGGATGCGTGGAAGCTCGATAGGCTCATCGGGGTCCTCAGTGACATCCATTCCCAGATGGCGTAA
- a CDS encoding valine--tRNA ligase, with amino-acid sequence MEEMPKQYDPAQTEPVMIKRWIDAGCYRRSKGVGDCTVVIPPPNVTGMLHMGHALDDTIQDTFIRYNRMRGRSTRWILGTDHAGIATQTKVDKKLKSEGISRLELGRDKFIDACWDWRREYGGIIVEQIKRMGCSVDFEDEKFTLSPEYAKAVRKVFCDWYHAGLIYRGKRIVNWCPSCTTAISDDEAEYRDEDSHLWHLRYPLDEPVDGMTYITVATTRPETMLGDTGVAVSPSDPTKAEFVGHNVILPIVDRPIPIFSDWHVDKDFGSGFVKVTPAHDPNDYAMGQAHDLPQINIFDEHAHVVEGYGEFSGMDRDEARTAIVDWFESHGLLDHIEDLNHSVMHCYRCDAALEPWLSEQWFVAVDKLKGPATKVVEDGEVTFHPDRWRQTYLTWMENLKDWCISRQLWWGHRIPVFYCDDCGWEDASMDDVDTCPKCGGHHVHQDENVLDTWFSSQLWTFATQGWPDHPEELEGHHPTKALVTARDIIALWVARMIMSSLYFTKQVPFDDVVIYATILAKDGSRMSKSKGNGVDPMKLIDTYGADAMRHNLLTLITTNQDVRFDAITEKDGTVASPRTDAAKSFVTKIWNASRFVLMNMDGYTPGPAKATTPEDAWMLSRLAKACRTVTDDLEGYDFGDVARSLQSFFWNEVCDWYIELCKGRLLDGTAAEKLQVQRNLMYVLDVSLRMLHPEMPCVTEAIWDTMPASGLDEESHEGRFLMEASWPDPDDLAGFIDETSEHDFELAKQLVMQVRSARAHYRVSPKVDLDVAVKAPAADVERLEGQRDFVRNVGHVGELTLGTDTPKPAGSVSLVDGDHETFVVFGDLVDLGAESKRLQKELATAQKDLSGVERTLANQGFLAKAAPEVVEAKHARAAELTAGIERLQAQIADLG; translated from the coding sequence GTGGAAGAGATGCCCAAGCAGTACGATCCGGCTCAGACCGAGCCGGTCATGATCAAGCGTTGGATCGACGCCGGATGCTATCGGCGCAGCAAGGGCGTCGGCGACTGCACCGTCGTCATCCCGCCTCCCAACGTCACCGGCATGCTTCACATGGGCCACGCCCTCGATGACACCATCCAGGACACCTTCATCCGCTACAACCGCATGCGCGGCCGCTCCACCCGCTGGATCCTTGGCACCGACCATGCCGGCATCGCCACGCAGACCAAGGTCGACAAGAAGCTCAAGAGCGAGGGCATCTCCCGCCTCGAGCTCGGCCGTGACAAGTTCATCGACGCCTGCTGGGACTGGCGGCGTGAGTACGGCGGCATCATCGTGGAGCAGATCAAGCGCATGGGCTGCTCCGTCGACTTCGAGGACGAGAAGTTCACGCTGTCGCCAGAGTACGCCAAGGCCGTCCGCAAGGTCTTCTGCGACTGGTACCATGCCGGCCTCATCTACCGTGGCAAGCGCATCGTCAACTGGTGCCCCAGCTGCACCACCGCCATCTCCGACGACGAGGCCGAGTACCGCGACGAGGACTCCCACCTCTGGCACCTGCGCTACCCGCTCGACGAGCCGGTCGATGGCATGACCTACATCACCGTCGCGACCACCCGTCCCGAGACGATGCTTGGCGACACGGGTGTCGCCGTCTCACCGAGCGACCCCACCAAGGCCGAGTTCGTCGGTCACAACGTCATCCTGCCCATCGTCGACCGGCCCATCCCGATCTTCTCGGACTGGCACGTCGACAAGGACTTCGGCAGCGGGTTCGTCAAGGTCACCCCGGCGCACGATCCCAACGACTATGCCATGGGCCAGGCGCACGACCTGCCGCAGATCAACATCTTCGACGAGCACGCGCATGTGGTCGAAGGCTACGGCGAGTTCTCCGGCATGGACCGCGACGAGGCCCGTACCGCCATCGTCGACTGGTTCGAGAGCCACGGCCTCCTCGACCACATCGAGGACCTCAACCACTCCGTGATGCACTGCTACCGCTGCGACGCGGCGCTCGAGCCCTGGCTCTCGGAGCAGTGGTTCGTGGCCGTCGACAAGCTCAAGGGACCTGCCACCAAGGTCGTCGAGGACGGCGAGGTCACCTTCCACCCCGATCGCTGGCGCCAGACCTATCTCACCTGGATGGAGAACCTCAAGGATTGGTGCATCTCGCGCCAGCTCTGGTGGGGTCACCGCATCCCGGTCTTCTACTGCGACGACTGCGGCTGGGAGGACGCGTCGATGGACGACGTCGACACCTGCCCCAAGTGCGGCGGCCATCATGTGCACCAGGACGAGAACGTGCTCGACACGTGGTTCTCGAGCCAGCTCTGGACCTTCGCCACGCAGGGATGGCCCGACCACCCCGAGGAGCTCGAAGGCCATCATCCCACCAAGGCCCTCGTCACCGCCCGCGACATCATCGCGCTCTGGGTCGCTCGCATGATCATGAGCTCCCTCTACTTCACCAAGCAGGTCCCCTTCGATGACGTGGTCATCTACGCCACGATCCTCGCCAAGGATGGCAGCCGCATGTCCAAGAGCAAGGGCAACGGCGTCGACCCCATGAAGCTCATCGACACCTACGGTGCCGATGCCATGCGCCACAACCTGCTCACGCTCATCACCACCAACCAGGACGTGCGCTTCGATGCCATCACCGAGAAGGACGGCACCGTCGCGAGCCCCCGCACCGACGCGGCCAAGTCGTTCGTCACCAAGATCTGGAACGCGAGCCGGTTCGTCCTCATGAACATGGACGGCTACACCCCCGGACCCGCCAAGGCCACCACACCCGAGGACGCCTGGATGCTCTCCCGCCTGGCCAAGGCATGCCGCACCGTTACCGACGACCTCGAGGGCTATGACTTCGGCGACGTCGCGCGTAGCCTCCAGTCGTTCTTCTGGAACGAGGTCTGTGACTGGTACATCGAGCTCTGCAAGGGACGGCTTCTGGATGGTACTGCGGCCGAGAAGCTCCAGGTCCAGCGCAACCTCATGTACGTGCTCGACGTGTCCTTGCGCATGCTGCACCCCGAGATGCCTTGTGTCACCGAGGCCATCTGGGACACCATGCCCGCGAGTGGGCTCGACGAGGAGTCCCACGAGGGCCGCTTCCTCATGGAGGCCTCATGGCCTGACCCTGACGATCTCGCCGGTTTCATCGACGAGACATCCGAGCATGACTTCGAGCTCGCAAAGCAGCTCGTCATGCAGGTCCGCTCCGCTCGCGCTCACTATCGGGTGAGCCCCAAGGTCGACCTCGACGTGGCCGTGAAGGCTCCCGCGGCGGACGTGGAGCGGCTCGAGGGCCAGCGCGACTTCGTCCGTAACGTCGGGCATGTCGGCGAGCTCACGCTGGGCACCGATACGCCCAAGCCAGCTGGTTCGGTGAGCCTGGTCGATGGCGACCACGAGACCTTCGTGGTCTTCGGTGACCTCGTGGACCTCGGTGCCGAGTCCAAGCGGCTCCAGAAGGAGCTCGCCACAGCGCAGAAGGACCTCAGCGGGGTCGAGCGCACACTTGCCAACCAGGGCTTCCTCGCAAAGGCGGCGCCCGAGGTCGTGGAGGCCAAGCACGCCCGTGCCGCGGAGCTCACGGCTGGCATCGAGCGTCTCCAGGCACAGATTGCCGACCTTGGCTAG
- a CDS encoding 5-formyltetrahydrofolate cyclo-ligase — protein sequence MELGIPGEPSRAVAGVTVGEGSLCARKAQLRRRYRQLRSAIPPDDRALADEAIAARVVASPAFERADLLLTYLSFGAEVETRGIIERSWADGKTVAIPRCVVHTRLMTWHRIDTFDGLSKSSLGVEEPADDEATLVDPASDGLVALALVPGLAFDAHGFRLGYGGGFYDTFLAGFDGVSMGLCREVQLVDDLAALGVVDVHDLPVSLVVTD from the coding sequence ATGGAGCTTGGGATCCCAGGTGAGCCTTCCCGGGCCGTGGCTGGCGTCACGGTCGGGGAGGGCTCGCTTTGTGCGCGCAAGGCCCAGCTCCGTCGTCGGTATCGCCAGCTCCGGTCGGCGATACCACCTGATGACCGTGCCCTCGCCGACGAGGCCATAGCAGCCCGTGTAGTGGCATCGCCCGCCTTCGAGCGTGCGGACCTGCTCCTTACCTATCTCTCCTTTGGTGCGGAGGTCGAGACGCGAGGCATCATCGAGCGTTCCTGGGCAGATGGCAAGACGGTCGCCATCCCCCGGTGCGTTGTCCACACACGGCTCATGACCTGGCACCGCATCGATACGTTCGATGGGCTGTCCAAGAGCTCCTTGGGCGTGGAGGAGCCTGCAGACGACGAAGCCACCCTCGTGGACCCTGCTTCCGACGGCCTCGTCGCCCTAGCGCTCGTGCCAGGTCTTGCCTTTGATGCCCATGGCTTCCGTCTGGGCTATGGGGGCGGCTTCTATGACACCTTCCTTGCTGGGTTCGATGGGGTCTCGATGGGCCTCTGCCGTGAGGTGCAGCTCGTGGACGACCTCGCTGCCCTCGGCGTCGTCGACGTCCATGACCTACCCGTCAGCCTTGTGGTGACCGATTGA